A region of Corynebacterium glucuronolyticum DSM 44120 DNA encodes the following proteins:
- the carA gene encoding glutamine-hydrolyzing carbamoyl-phosphate synthase small subunit: MDNNNARQHTPAVLVLADGRTFRGIGFGATGRALGEAVFTTAMTGYQETMSDPSYHKQLVTLTVPMVGNTGYNEEDWESHGDKIWVAGLIIRDLAVKHSNWRADESLEDAMVKQGIVGIRGVDTRALVRHLRNHGSIAAGIFSGDEALQDTETLVSIVTSQPAMEGADLAAEAGTDDVYVVEPTGTVASGAHAAQSVPTVVAYDMGIKSATPKNMAARGLRVVVVPANTPFQDIEQYKPDGVFVSNGPGDPATADTMVGIVREVLAAKIPFFGICFGNQILGRALGLETYKMKFGHRGINVPVKNLITGKIDITSQNHGFALKGTRGDTFETDFGPARVTHVCLNDNTVEGVALENGLAFSVQYHPESAAGPNDANQLFDQFVQLLTEGPGNGPYDPPAAFTHSASSLIEKDNVKKGDK; the protein is encoded by the coding sequence ATGGACAACAACAACGCTCGTCAACACACACCGGCGGTTCTCGTTCTCGCCGACGGCCGGACGTTTAGGGGGATCGGTTTCGGTGCGACTGGCCGCGCGCTCGGCGAGGCTGTGTTTACCACAGCAATGACCGGCTACCAGGAAACAATGAGTGATCCGTCGTACCACAAGCAGCTGGTTACCCTCACCGTTCCGATGGTGGGCAACACAGGCTACAACGAGGAGGACTGGGAGTCCCATGGCGATAAGATTTGGGTCGCCGGCCTCATTATCCGCGATCTTGCAGTCAAGCACTCCAACTGGCGCGCTGATGAATCGCTTGAAGACGCGATGGTTAAGCAGGGCATCGTGGGAATCCGAGGGGTGGACACCCGTGCCCTCGTGCGTCACCTCCGCAACCACGGATCCATTGCCGCCGGTATCTTCTCCGGCGACGAGGCGCTACAGGACACGGAGACGCTCGTCTCCATCGTTACCTCTCAGCCGGCAATGGAGGGCGCGGATCTAGCCGCCGAGGCGGGAACCGATGACGTTTACGTCGTCGAGCCAACCGGAACCGTGGCTAGTGGTGCGCATGCTGCACAATCCGTACCTACCGTTGTCGCCTATGACATGGGCATTAAATCCGCTACGCCAAAGAACATGGCCGCCCGCGGTCTCCGTGTCGTCGTCGTCCCCGCCAACACCCCGTTCCAGGACATTGAGCAGTACAAACCGGACGGAGTCTTCGTATCAAACGGCCCCGGCGACCCGGCTACTGCAGACACGATGGTGGGGATCGTCCGCGAGGTTCTAGCTGCAAAGATTCCGTTCTTCGGGATTTGCTTCGGTAACCAGATTCTCGGTCGCGCGCTCGGTCTCGAGACGTACAAGATGAAGTTCGGCCACCGTGGCATCAACGTGCCGGTGAAGAACCTCATCACCGGCAAGATCGATATCACAAGCCAGAACCACGGCTTCGCCCTGAAGGGAACGCGGGGCGACACTTTTGAAACTGATTTTGGACCTGCTCGCGTGACCCACGTGTGCCTCAATGACAACACCGTCGAGGGCGTGGCCCTGGAGAATGGCCTGGCATTCTCGGTTCAGTACCACCCAGAATCCGCTGCTGGCCCCAACGATGCGAACCAGCTGTTCGATCAGTTTGTGCAGCTACTGACGGAGGGGCCTGGCAACGGCCCGTACGATCCGCCGGCGGCCTTTACACACAGCGCGTCGAGCCTCATTGAAAAAGATAACGTTAAGAAGGGCGATAAGTAA
- a CDS encoding dihydroorotase, with protein MEKKNVNLIITNVRPYGEGDPTDITVENGMITAIGKAGKKDGFDVVDGNGGVLLPGLVDMHVHLREPGREHTETIETGSRAAARGGFTAVMAMANTQPVDDEPIIAESIYLKGREYGLVDVHPIGSITKGLEGKTLTEFGLMKNSMAHVTMFSDDGKCVANSQIMRRALEYAAGTDVLLAQHCEDPLLTEGACAHEGPVAGKLGLRGWPRAAEESIVARDMLLTRDYGGRLHLCHLSTTASADLVKWGKEQGINVTAEVTPHHLLLTDDLLVNYDGIFKVNPPLREKHDTESLRQALLDGTIDVVATDHAPHAAEDKCVEFQNARPGMLGLETSLAIIAEIFVRSGLADWRFVAKVMSERPAEIVRLADQGRPIAVGEPANLTVVDPDRTWVSRGDNLASKASNNPYEGMEFHTRVTHTFLRGALTHSLEEAKESSK; from the coding sequence ATGGAGAAGAAAAACGTGAATCTCATCATCACAAACGTTCGCCCATACGGCGAAGGCGACCCCACAGACATCACGGTTGAAAACGGGATGATCACCGCAATCGGCAAAGCAGGAAAGAAAGACGGCTTCGATGTTGTCGATGGCAACGGTGGAGTGCTTCTTCCTGGCCTCGTCGATATGCACGTCCACCTGCGTGAGCCCGGACGTGAACACACGGAGACAATCGAAACCGGGTCGCGCGCGGCAGCGCGCGGTGGCTTCACGGCTGTCATGGCCATGGCGAACACCCAACCCGTCGATGACGAACCGATCATCGCCGAATCGATCTACCTCAAAGGACGCGAGTACGGACTCGTCGACGTTCACCCGATCGGCTCCATTACAAAGGGCCTTGAGGGAAAGACACTGACGGAATTTGGGCTCATGAAGAACTCCATGGCCCACGTCACCATGTTCTCCGACGACGGAAAGTGCGTCGCCAATTCCCAGATCATGCGGCGGGCACTTGAGTACGCCGCTGGTACTGATGTTCTCCTCGCACAGCACTGTGAGGACCCGCTGCTCACAGAAGGTGCATGTGCCCACGAAGGCCCTGTTGCCGGGAAACTCGGCTTGCGGGGCTGGCCACGTGCCGCAGAGGAGTCCATCGTTGCTCGCGACATGCTGCTCACCCGTGACTACGGCGGTCGCCTGCACTTGTGCCACTTGTCCACTACGGCCTCTGCGGATCTCGTGAAATGGGGCAAGGAGCAGGGCATCAACGTCACAGCTGAGGTGACCCCACACCATCTTCTGCTCACCGACGATCTGCTCGTCAACTACGACGGGATTTTCAAGGTGAACCCGCCACTGCGGGAAAAACACGATACCGAATCCCTCCGCCAGGCCCTTCTAGACGGAACTATCGACGTGGTCGCCACCGACCACGCCCCGCACGCGGCGGAAGATAAATGCGTCGAGTTCCAAAACGCACGCCCAGGCATGCTTGGCTTGGAAACGTCGCTTGCCATTATCGCGGAGATCTTCGTTCGCTCGGGGCTTGCAGACTGGCGGTTTGTGGCCAAAGTGATGAGCGAACGCCCGGCAGAAATCGTCCGGCTGGCGGATCAAGGCCGACCCATCGCGGTCGGGGAGCCCGCCAACCTGACAGTTGTCGACCCAGATCGCACGTGGGTCTCGCGCGGAGACAATCTGGCATCGAAGGCCTCCAATAACCCCTACGAGGGCATGGAATTCCATACACGCGTGACACACACGTTCCTGCGTGGCGCGCTTACACACAGCCTGGAAGAAGCGAAGGAAAGCAGCAAGTAA
- the pyrR gene encoding bifunctional pyr operon transcriptional regulator/uracil phosphoribosyltransferase PyrR, protein MRNDGSTAQGSESTELLTSADVSRTIARIAHQIIEKTALDSDAARPVILLGIPSGGVPLANRLAELIKTFTGVSVPVGALDVTLYRDDLRNKPHRALQPTTIPRGGIDGAVVVLVDDVLFSGRTIRAALDALRDIGRAEEVQLAVLVDRGHRQLPIRADYVGKNIPTSRSEDVICKLKELDDADSVELIRSENAQDSTSNETNRS, encoded by the coding sequence ATGAGAAACGACGGTAGTACCGCACAGGGATCGGAGTCCACGGAGCTGTTAACCAGCGCCGATGTCTCCCGCACTATCGCACGCATCGCGCACCAAATTATTGAAAAAACTGCGCTCGACTCGGACGCTGCGCGCCCAGTCATTCTTCTTGGTATCCCCTCGGGAGGGGTACCGTTGGCCAATCGTCTGGCCGAACTAATCAAAACGTTCACGGGGGTTTCCGTCCCCGTCGGGGCTCTCGACGTCACGCTGTACCGTGATGATCTTCGCAACAAACCGCACCGCGCCCTCCAGCCCACCACGATTCCTCGCGGTGGTATCGACGGTGCTGTTGTTGTGCTTGTCGACGATGTCCTGTTCTCCGGTCGCACGATCCGTGCGGCACTCGATGCACTGCGCGATATTGGCAGGGCAGAGGAAGTCCAGCTGGCTGTGCTTGTTGATCGAGGTCACCGGCAGCTTCCCATTCGCGCGGATTACGTAGGCAAGAACATCCCGACTTCCCGTAGCGAGGATGTGATCTGCAAGCTGAAGGAACTCGATGACGCGGACAGCGTCGAGCTCATCCGCAGCGAAAATGCCCAAGATTCAACCAGCAACGAAACGAACCGCTCGTAG
- a CDS encoding YbjN domain-containing protein: protein MTSTTPAPYTSQRAAAILQENGIRSESRGDNLLVGFSDIVIQFTLASDQLTATGVWRGTLPIDSSAQLLSACTTFNETQLFPTMSFEKQGERLSIFMRRGTDATYGLSHNQLGAWLLTTIEQCGSAAQWLAGIFPEAVNWNEDGSPA from the coding sequence ATGACCTCAACCACTCCTGCCCCCTACACGTCGCAGAGAGCTGCCGCGATCCTGCAGGAAAACGGAATCCGCTCGGAATCCCGTGGCGACAACCTCCTCGTCGGATTCAGCGACATCGTCATCCAATTCACTCTTGCTTCCGACCAACTTACCGCGACGGGTGTGTGGCGAGGCACGCTGCCTATAGACTCGTCTGCGCAGCTGCTTTCTGCCTGCACGACGTTTAACGAGACTCAGCTTTTCCCGACGATGAGCTTCGAAAAACAAGGCGAACGCCTCAGCATTTTCATGCGACGTGGGACCGATGCCACGTACGGTCTGAGCCACAACCAGCTAGGTGCGTGGTTGCTCACCACAATTGAGCAGTGTGGGAGCGCTGCCCAGTGGCTCGCTGGCATCTTCCCGGAGGCCGTGAATTGGAATGAGGACGGAAGCCCCGCCTAA
- a CDS encoding PPK2 family polyphosphate kinase yields MAKFSTDDALDLAVGPHFRLEDVKPDSTPHFDWDEDDWEEYFHKHDDELRDLQEMLYANYRAGVEGTGNILLVLQGMDTSGKGGIVRHVVSVFDPKGVTLASFGKPTDEELQHDFLWRVEKELPKPGFVGVFDRSHYEDILIQRVNQMAPAEEIERRYGAIVAWEADLVKKGTRIIKVMLHISRDFQEENLLERIEREDKHWKYNPGDITERTKWDDYMEAYQIALTRTSTATAPWYCVPSDNKPYARMVVKYLLLNELRAMNLSWPEADFDPEEEKERLKNS; encoded by the coding sequence ATGGCTAAATTCTCCACTGATGACGCTCTTGATCTTGCTGTCGGCCCCCACTTCCGGTTAGAGGATGTGAAACCCGATTCCACACCCCACTTCGATTGGGACGAAGACGACTGGGAGGAATATTTTCACAAGCACGACGATGAGCTGAGAGATCTGCAGGAAATGCTCTACGCGAACTACCGTGCAGGTGTGGAGGGCACCGGAAATATTCTTCTTGTCCTCCAGGGAATGGATACCTCGGGCAAGGGAGGAATCGTTCGCCATGTCGTGAGCGTCTTCGATCCGAAGGGGGTAACCCTCGCTTCCTTTGGGAAGCCAACTGACGAGGAACTCCAGCATGATTTCCTGTGGCGGGTGGAAAAGGAGCTCCCGAAGCCGGGTTTCGTCGGTGTATTCGACCGCTCCCACTACGAGGACATCCTGATCCAGCGCGTGAACCAGATGGCGCCTGCAGAGGAAATTGAGCGCCGGTATGGGGCGATAGTCGCATGGGAAGCCGACCTGGTGAAAAAAGGTACCCGGATTATCAAGGTGATGCTGCACATTTCGCGTGACTTCCAGGAGGAGAATCTGCTCGAGCGCATAGAGCGAGAAGATAAACACTGGAAATACAATCCCGGAGACATCACGGAGCGCACCAAGTGGGACGACTACATGGAGGCCTACCAGATTGCGCTGACGCGGACCTCGACGGCGACGGCCCCTTGGTACTGTGTTCCGTCGGATAACAAGCCCTACGCCCGGATGGTGGTGAAGTACCTCCTCCTCAACGAGCTGCGGGCGATGAACCTTAGCTGGCCGGAAGCAGACTTTGACCCCGAAGAAGAAAAGGAACGGCTGAAGAATTCCTAG
- the nusB gene encoding transcription antitermination factor NusB → MSENNTHSKHGARYKARRHAAEILFEAEARDIDPVEVTRTREELSHGPEPVTAPVRPYTREIIEGVAVNLDLIDFAIERELADTDWTFDRLPGVDRAVLRVATWELLFNASNVPQKTAVTQAVELVSQLSTDDSPAYVNAVLDAMWKNPESPADALARVEAEEEQRRLEAEREAEERRAEAERRAAENAAFTIEGLEADADADTVTEVADVAPEDPVPSDDAGEAEPTSPPEIGVVSGFTHTFTYSQEDEGAAGSDSPEADSDSSEPAVAGAGDKDRAAAPASESPWSAETRSSAGDSEELSVEKPEPIADTAVDETGEHTATIAADAPEPTSDAEGSDEQK, encoded by the coding sequence TTGAGCGAAAACAATACCCACTCTAAGCATGGCGCCCGCTACAAAGCGCGGCGTCATGCTGCAGAAATCCTGTTTGAAGCCGAAGCGCGTGACATCGATCCGGTTGAAGTAACTCGCACCCGCGAGGAGCTTTCTCACGGGCCAGAACCTGTTACCGCTCCTGTGCGTCCCTACACTAGGGAGATCATTGAGGGGGTTGCCGTCAACCTAGACCTCATTGATTTCGCTATTGAGCGGGAGCTGGCTGATACGGATTGGACATTTGACCGCCTTCCCGGCGTCGACCGCGCGGTGCTGCGCGTAGCCACATGGGAGCTGCTGTTCAATGCCTCGAACGTTCCACAGAAGACCGCAGTCACCCAGGCCGTGGAACTCGTGAGCCAACTGTCGACCGACGATTCGCCTGCCTACGTGAATGCCGTTCTTGACGCAATGTGGAAGAATCCCGAGTCACCGGCCGACGCGCTTGCACGCGTGGAGGCCGAGGAGGAACAAAGGCGCCTGGAAGCCGAACGCGAAGCCGAGGAGCGCCGTGCCGAAGCAGAGCGTCGTGCGGCCGAGAATGCTGCTTTCACCATCGAGGGTTTGGAAGCGGATGCGGATGCGGATACTGTCACGGAAGTGGCGGATGTCGCTCCCGAGGATCCCGTTCCTAGCGACGATGCGGGCGAGGCAGAACCTACTTCGCCACCCGAGATCGGTGTCGTCAGCGGATTCACCCATACCTTCACTTACTCCCAGGAGGACGAGGGTGCAGCTGGTTCCGATTCCCCAGAGGCGGATTCTGATTCCTCAGAGCCTGCCGTTGCGGGGGCTGGTGACAAGGACCGTGCAGCTGCACCGGCTTCGGAGTCACCCTGGTCTGCTGAGACGAGGAGCTCTGCCGGGGACAGCGAGGAGTTGAGCGTCGAAAAGCCTGAACCTATCGCTGACACCGCAGTTGATGAAACCGGTGAGCACACCGCAACCATTGCTGCGGATGCGCCAGAGCCCACTAGCGATGCCGAAGGCTCTGACGAGCAGAAGTAA
- the efp gene encoding elongation factor P codes for MATTADFKNGLVLKQDNKLQQIIEFQHVKPGKGPAFVRTKLKDVVTGKVTDKTFNAGVKVETATVDRRDMTYLYNDGSAYVMMDDKTFEQVEVAPEKIGEPARFLKENMPVEVSFHEGEVLFATLPTSVELEIAHTDPGLQGDRSTGGTKPAELETGAEIQVPLFLETGNIVKVDTRDGSYLSRVQN; via the coding sequence GTGGCAACTACCGCTGATTTCAAGAACGGTCTTGTTCTCAAGCAAGACAACAAGCTGCAGCAGATCATTGAGTTCCAGCACGTGAAGCCCGGCAAAGGGCCTGCTTTTGTGCGTACGAAGCTCAAGGACGTTGTCACGGGTAAGGTCACCGACAAGACGTTCAATGCTGGCGTGAAGGTTGAGACCGCCACGGTCGATCGCCGTGACATGACCTACCTGTACAACGACGGCAGCGCATACGTTATGATGGACGACAAGACTTTCGAGCAGGTCGAGGTCGCCCCCGAAAAGATTGGCGAGCCCGCTCGCTTCCTCAAGGAGAACATGCCCGTGGAGGTTTCTTTCCACGAGGGTGAGGTTCTCTTTGCTACTCTCCCCACGTCTGTTGAGCTCGAGATCGCCCACACCGATCCGGGCCTGCAGGGAGATCGCTCCACCGGTGGCACTAAGCCTGCTGAGCTGGAGACCGGCGCGGAGATCCAGGTTCCGCTGTTCCTGGAGACCGGCAACATTGTGAAGGTTGATACTCGAGACGGCTCCTACCTTTCAAGGGTTCAGAACTAA
- a CDS encoding M24 family metallopeptidase has protein sequence MTVYADTRFQNRRRRLASTLAGQRIDAMLVTHLTHVRFLSGFSGSNGAVLVKKDLTALISTDGRYTTQVGEEASDLELISARNCGSALLETVDGPRRVGYEADYVTVSELESLQKACPEGITLVPVTGVIEEIRLVKDEVSLDHLRHVARIAVVAWEELLEAGELRAGRRENEVAADLEYRMRKHGSEHTSFDTIVASGLNSAKPHHGADDTEIQDGDIVTVDFGAHLLGFNSDITRSVIVGHTTDFTKEVYDVVLRAQLAGIDAATPGTALVDVDRACRDIIDEAGYGEYFVHSTGHGVGLDVHEAPYASTGGKGVLEPGMTLTIEPGIYVPGKGGVRIEDSLIIRAGAPEIITDTPKELRLV, from the coding sequence ATGACAGTCTATGCAGATACCCGGTTCCAAAATCGACGTCGTCGCCTGGCGTCAACCCTTGCCGGTCAGCGCATAGACGCGATGCTCGTCACGCACCTTACCCATGTGCGATTCCTCTCCGGGTTTTCAGGGTCCAACGGTGCAGTTCTGGTGAAGAAGGATCTCACGGCCCTTATCTCCACCGATGGCCGTTACACAACGCAAGTCGGAGAAGAAGCCTCCGACCTCGAGCTCATCAGTGCACGTAACTGTGGCTCTGCGCTGTTGGAAACCGTCGATGGGCCGCGTCGGGTGGGATACGAAGCCGACTATGTCACTGTGAGTGAGCTCGAAAGCCTGCAGAAAGCCTGCCCCGAAGGCATCACTCTTGTGCCTGTCACCGGCGTCATCGAGGAAATCCGTTTGGTTAAGGACGAAGTATCCCTCGACCACCTCCGCCACGTTGCGCGTATCGCCGTCGTAGCGTGGGAAGAACTCCTGGAGGCTGGGGAACTTCGGGCTGGCCGCCGGGAGAATGAGGTGGCCGCAGATCTTGAATACCGGATGCGCAAACACGGGAGTGAGCACACATCCTTCGATACGATCGTGGCAAGCGGGCTGAACTCCGCCAAGCCACACCATGGAGCAGACGACACAGAAATCCAAGACGGCGACATCGTCACTGTTGATTTCGGCGCACACCTGCTCGGCTTTAATTCCGATATCACTCGTAGCGTCATCGTTGGTCACACCACGGACTTCACAAAGGAAGTTTACGATGTCGTCCTCCGCGCACAGCTCGCGGGCATCGATGCCGCAACTCCTGGAACTGCGCTCGTTGATGTGGATCGTGCATGCCGGGATATTATTGACGAAGCCGGCTACGGCGAATACTTCGTCCACTCCACCGGACATGGGGTCGGACTCGACGTTCACGAGGCCCCCTACGCCTCCACAGGAGGAAAAGGCGTTCTTGAGCCGGGGATGACGCTTACCATCGAGCCCGGTATCTACGTTCCGGGCAAGGGCGGAGTTCGCATCGAGGATTCGCTCATTATTCGGGCTGGCGCGCCGGAAATCATAACCGATACTCCAAAGGAATTGCGACTGGTGTAA
- the aroQ gene encoding type II 3-dehydroquinate dehydratase: MTHQQENSPLDFSTSGRVSDSADILVLNGPNLDRLGKRQPEVYGTTTLSDVCALIDSEAHAYQVTVCHRQSNFEGQLIEWVHEAADAGIPVIINPGGFTHTSVALRDALAEIADGAGFVEVHISNIHAREEFRHHSFLSPIARGVIAGLGIYGYVAALGYFARPSQC, translated from the coding sequence ATGACACATCAGCAGGAGAACTCGCCACTCGATTTTTCCACCAGCGGGCGCGTGTCTGACTCTGCGGATATTCTCGTGCTTAATGGTCCGAATCTGGACCGACTCGGGAAACGCCAGCCTGAGGTGTACGGAACAACAACACTGTCTGACGTATGTGCGCTTATCGATTCGGAGGCGCACGCCTACCAGGTCACCGTGTGCCATCGTCAATCTAATTTTGAGGGGCAGCTCATCGAGTGGGTCCACGAGGCTGCCGATGCGGGTATCCCAGTGATCATCAACCCGGGCGGTTTTACTCATACCTCCGTCGCGTTACGAGATGCACTAGCCGAAATTGCCGACGGAGCCGGGTTTGTAGAGGTGCACATTTCCAATATCCATGCCCGTGAGGAATTTCGGCATCACAGCTTCCTTTCGCCAATCGCGCGAGGCGTGATTGCCGGCCTTGGAATTTACGGGTACGTCGCTGCACTCGGTTACTTTGCTAGGCCATCCCAGTGCTAG